A window of Aeromicrobium sp. Root236 contains these coding sequences:
- a CDS encoding amino acid deaminase/aldolase → MPQTSSPYARLLAATQDLDTPFAVIDEPALWANADDLVRRAGGVPIRVASKSVRVRSILEGTLAREGFAGVMSYSLAESNWLVDNGIDDILLAYPTTSRGSLDYLVADERRRAQITVMVDSTESLDHIDSLLGAGHPPIRVCIDVDSSLKVGPVHLGVRRSPVHTAEQAGALAAAIAARPGFDLVGVMFYDAQIAGLPDSSPAVRLVKKRSAADLLERRSKVVDAVAQHAELQIVNAGGTGSLEVTGQDPAITELTAGSGLFAPTLFDGYDAFEARPAAYFVLSVVRKPAPDIATLFAGGYIASGPTNKNRQPTPTWPEELKAIGTEGAGEVQTPVKGTAARDLNIGDRVVMRYAKAGEMCERFNEVALVAADGVVTRVPTYRGEGKNFG, encoded by the coding sequence GTGCCACAAACGTCCAGCCCGTACGCCCGACTGCTCGCCGCGACACAGGACCTGGACACCCCGTTCGCGGTGATCGACGAACCGGCGCTGTGGGCCAACGCCGACGACCTGGTACGCCGGGCGGGCGGCGTGCCGATCCGCGTGGCCAGCAAGTCCGTACGCGTGAGGTCGATCCTCGAGGGGACGCTGGCGCGCGAGGGCTTCGCCGGTGTCATGTCCTACTCGCTCGCGGAGTCCAACTGGCTCGTCGACAACGGCATCGACGACATCCTGCTGGCCTATCCAACGACGAGCCGCGGCTCGCTCGACTACCTCGTCGCCGACGAGCGCCGCCGTGCGCAGATCACGGTGATGGTCGACAGCACCGAGTCGCTCGACCACATCGACAGCCTGCTCGGGGCAGGCCACCCGCCGATCCGGGTGTGCATCGACGTCGACTCCTCGCTCAAGGTCGGGCCGGTGCACCTCGGCGTACGCCGCTCCCCCGTGCACACCGCCGAGCAGGCCGGCGCGCTCGCGGCGGCCATCGCCGCTCGTCCGGGCTTCGACCTCGTCGGCGTAATGTTCTACGACGCGCAGATCGCCGGGCTGCCCGACTCCTCGCCGGCCGTACGCCTGGTCAAGAAGCGTTCCGCCGCCGACCTGCTGGAGCGGCGGTCCAAGGTCGTCGACGCAGTCGCGCAGCACGCCGAGCTCCAGATCGTCAACGCCGGCGGCACCGGCAGCCTCGAGGTCACCGGTCAGGACCCGGCGATCACCGAGCTCACGGCCGGCTCCGGCCTGTTCGCGCCGACGCTGTTCGACGGCTACGACGCGTTCGAGGCGCGACCCGCGGCGTACTTCGTGCTCTCGGTCGTACGCAAGCCGGCTCCCGACATCGCGACGCTGTTCGCCGGCGGATACATCGCCTCGGGGCCGACCAACAAGAACCGCCAGCCCACGCCGACCTGGCCTGAAGAGCTCAAGGCGATCGGCACCGAGGGCGCCGGCGAGGTGCAAACACCAGTCAAGGGCACGGCTGCCCGCGACCTGAACATCGGCGACCGGGTGGTCATGCGCTACGCCAAGGCCGGCGAGATGTGCGAGCGCTTCAACGAGGTCGCGCTGGTCGCCGCCGACGGTGTGGTCACCCGTGTGCCGACCTATCGCGGAGAGGGCAAGAACTTCGGATGA
- a CDS encoding D-arabinono-1,4-lactone oxidase produces MTTWTNWSRSVETHPVRVEHPASTADVQRIVREAGGLKVKAVGASHSFTPIAATDGVLLRLDRMNRIVAHDSATSRVRVQAGISLHDLNPQLKARGLALPNLGDVDPQSVAGAVSTGTHGTGGKLFGISAAVVAVQLVTADGDVLEIDESHPWFGAARVTLGALGIVTEVTLQCVPAFLLHAREEPMALPDVLDQVDALVDDNDHFEFYWFPHTEKALTKRNNRVAEGTERRPVGRFRHWLDDEFLSNTVFEGLNRVVARKRSWIPRVNSVAASVLSAREYVDDSFNVFVSSRTVRFRESEFAMPREALPLVLAELKAWFGAGHENISFPIEVRFTAADDVWLSTGHERDNCYVAVHQYWRSDYQAYFAAAQDIFTAHEGRPHWGKLHTLDASYFAERYARFGDFVGVRDELDPHRTFTNDYLDQVLG; encoded by the coding sequence ATGACGACCTGGACCAACTGGAGTCGCAGCGTTGAGACGCATCCCGTACGGGTCGAGCACCCCGCCTCGACCGCCGACGTCCAGCGGATCGTCCGCGAGGCCGGCGGCCTCAAGGTCAAGGCCGTCGGCGCCAGCCACTCGTTCACGCCGATCGCCGCCACCGACGGCGTGCTCCTGCGGCTCGACCGGATGAACCGCATCGTCGCGCACGACTCGGCGACGAGCCGCGTGCGCGTGCAGGCCGGCATCTCGCTGCACGACCTCAACCCGCAGCTCAAGGCACGCGGACTCGCGCTGCCCAACCTCGGCGACGTCGACCCACAGTCCGTCGCCGGCGCCGTCTCGACCGGCACCCACGGCACGGGTGGCAAGCTGTTCGGCATCTCGGCCGCGGTCGTCGCCGTGCAGCTCGTGACCGCCGACGGTGACGTGCTCGAGATCGACGAGAGTCACCCGTGGTTCGGCGCCGCCCGGGTCACGCTCGGCGCGCTGGGCATCGTGACCGAGGTGACGCTGCAGTGCGTGCCCGCGTTCCTGCTGCACGCCCGCGAGGAGCCGATGGCGCTGCCGGACGTGCTCGACCAGGTCGACGCGCTCGTCGACGACAACGACCACTTCGAGTTCTATTGGTTCCCGCACACCGAGAAGGCGCTGACCAAGCGCAACAACCGCGTGGCCGAGGGCACCGAGCGCCGACCCGTCGGCCGGTTCAGGCACTGGCTCGACGACGAGTTCCTGAGCAACACGGTGTTCGAGGGGCTCAACCGCGTCGTCGCCCGCAAGCGTTCGTGGATCCCGCGGGTCAACTCCGTCGCCGCCTCGGTGCTCAGTGCCAGGGAGTACGTCGACGACTCGTTCAACGTGTTCGTGTCGTCGCGGACCGTACGCTTCCGGGAGTCCGAGTTCGCGATGCCGCGAGAGGCGCTGCCGTTGGTGCTCGCCGAGCTCAAGGCGTGGTTCGGCGCCGGACACGAGAACATCTCGTTCCCCATCGAGGTACGTTTCACCGCCGCCGACGACGTGTGGCTCTCGACCGGCCACGAGCGCGACAACTGCTACGTCGCGGTGCACCAGTACTGGCGCAGCGACTACCAGGCGTACTTCGCCGCCGCCCAGGACATCTTCACGGCGCACGAGGGCCGCCCGCACTGGGGCAAGCTCCACACGCTCGACGCCTCGTACTTCGCCGAGCGCTACGCCCGGTTCGGCGACTTCGTCGGCGTACGGGACGAGCTCGACCCGCACCGCACCTTCACCAACGACTACCTCGACCAAGTCCTGGGCTGA